From the genome of Papaver somniferum cultivar HN1 chromosome 2, ASM357369v1, whole genome shotgun sequence, one region includes:
- the LOC113351430 gene encoding uncharacterized protein LOC113351430 produces the protein METGFQKYHDMKLTPLNIQLTDLYEKIIKDLIPPCPLPADTRDKRDKSKYCKFHKDYGHKTENCRALKIEVQQMIDARKLHEYVKKDFGKGPGQFGTTHVINVSHARIHLMTRRASEDESRRNLRKLKEWYLINYIDFVSGNGAEIWELWCKNIEFSEADMIGVYAPHNDAIVITAWIGMFRVHRILVDTRSSVSVLFSGDYSSMNLPHDLIEEDENPIIGFSGEVTKAIGKVKIPITVDDKSVIGNFLLLDCRAPYNAIVGRDWLHENPLPPESYVGEDATEPPTVEKLIEVQIGDEKHKTTFVEAYLPAHERDGLVTLLRANADVFAWSFDEMPGIDPNVSCHRLNID, from the exons ATGGAAACTGGATTCCAGAAATATCATGATATGAAGCTGACACCATTGAACATACAGCTTACAGATTTGTATGAGAAAATCATCAAGGATTTGATCCCCCCTTGTCCTTTGCCAGCAGATACACGTGATAAACGTGATAAAAGCAAATACTGCAAGTTTCATAAAGACTATGGTCACAAGACTGAGAACTGTCGCGCTTTAAAGATCGAGGTCCAGCAGATGATAGACGCTAGAAAGCTACACGAGTATGTGAAGAAGGATTTTGGAAAAGGCCCTGGACAGTTTGGCACAACACATGTGATTAACGTCAGTCACGCCAGGATCCATTTAATGACCAGGCGGGCATCAGAAGATGAGAGCAGGAGAAATCTCAGGAAGTTAAAAGAATGGTACTTGATAAATTATATCGATTTTGTTAGTGGAAATGGAGCAGAAATTTGGGAGCTTTGGTGCAAAAATATCGAGTTCTCTGAAGCAGACATGATAGGTGTATATGCTCCACACAATGATGCTATCGTTATAACTGCTTGGATTGGCATGTTTCGTGTACACCGGATTCTAGTGGATACAAGGAGCTCAGTGAGCGTGTTGTTTTCAGGAGATTATTCCTCTATGAATCTACCACACGACTTGATCGAGGAGGATGAAAATCCAATTATCGGTTTCAGTGGCGAAGTTACAAAGGCGATTGGAAAAGTGAAGATACCTATAACAGTGGATGACAAGTCTGTTATAGGCAATTTCTTACTGCTTGACTGTAGAGCTCCCTACAATGCAATCGTAGGACGAGACTGGCTTCATGAG AACCCTCTCCCTCCAGAATCATATGTGGGAGAGGACGCAACTGAACCCCCAACAGTTGAGAAACTGATCGAGGTCCAGATTGGAGATGAGAAGCACAAAACAACGTTCGTAGAGGCATATCTGCCTGCACATGAACGTGATGGTTTGGTTACATTGCTAAGGGCAAACGCCGACGTTTTCGCATGGAGTTTTGATGAGATGCCTGGGATAGATCCGAATGTATCCTGCCACAGGCTGAATATCGATTAG